The Macrococcoides canis genome has a window encoding:
- a CDS encoding class I SAM-dependent methyltransferase, which produces MSHYYSEEQTVESNESTISFIMGSHNMKLTTDRGVFSKGGVDFGSNLLVRTFLEDTSPSRVLDVGCGYGTMGLMIAKHHPESIVHMVDVNERALSLAAKNGEANSIQNIKVYKSDGLNEVTEQFDAVITNPPIRAGKEVVHRILSDSYNVLEHQGSLYVVIQKKQGMPSAKKKMEEVFGNVAVLKKDKGYYILKSVKG; this is translated from the coding sequence GTGAGTCATTATTATAGTGAAGAACAAACAGTAGAAAGTAATGAAAGTACAATCAGTTTTATTATGGGTAGCCACAATATGAAACTCACGACTGATAGAGGAGTGTTTTCAAAAGGTGGCGTCGATTTTGGATCAAATTTGCTTGTCAGAACTTTTTTAGAAGATACAAGCCCAAGTCGCGTGCTTGATGTTGGATGTGGATATGGCACGATGGGATTGATGATAGCAAAGCATCACCCGGAATCGATTGTGCATATGGTAGATGTTAATGAACGCGCTTTATCGCTTGCTGCAAAAAATGGCGAAGCTAACAGTATTCAGAATATAAAGGTCTATAAGAGTGATGGTTTAAATGAAGTGACTGAACAGTTTGACGCTGTTATCACAAACCCGCCAATTCGTGCGGGTAAAGAGGTTGTGCATCGCATTCTTTCAGATAGCTATAACGTATTAGAACATCAAGGTTCACTTTATGTCGTAATTCAAAAGAAACAAGGAATGCCATCAGCCAAGAAAAAGATGGAAGAAGTTTTTGGTAACGTCGCAGTGCTTAAGAAAGATAAAGGTTACTATATATTAAAGAGTGTAAAAGGTTGA
- the rplL gene encoding 50S ribosomal protein L7/L12 translates to MSNEKIIEMIKEMSVLELNDLVKAIEEEFGVTAAAPVAAAGAAGGEGAAAEKTEFDVELVSAGSSKIKVVKAVKEATGLGLKDAKDLVDNAPKVVKEGVSKDEAEELKAKLEEAGATVEVK, encoded by the coding sequence ATGTCTAACGAAAAAATTATCGAAATGATTAAAGAAATGTCAGTTTTAGAATTAAACGATTTAGTTAAAGCAATCGAAGAAGAATTTGGTGTAACTGCTGCTGCTCCTGTAGCTGCTGCTGGTGCTGCTGGTGGCGAAGGTGCTGCTGCTGAGAAAACTGAATTTGACGTAGAATTAGTATCTGCTGGTTCTTCAAAAATCAAAGTTGTTAAAGCTGTTAAAGAAGCAACTGGTTTAGGATTAAAAGACGCTAAAGACTTAGTTGACAACGCTCCTAAAGTTGTTAAAGAAGGCGTTTCTAAAGACGAAGCTGAAGAATTAAAAGCTAAATTAGAAGAAGCTGGAGCAACTGTAGAAGTTAAATAA
- the rplJ gene encoding 50S ribosomal protein L10, giving the protein MSTKAIEIKQQKADVITEQLKNSVSTIIVDYRGLTVAQVTELRKQLREAGVEFKVYKNTLVRRSAAAAGIEGIDEFLTGPNAIAFSTEEVVAPAKIIADFAKENEALEIKAGIIEGTVTSAEDVKAIASLPSKEGLISMVLSVLQAPIRNFAYAVKAVGEQQGGEETAAEEA; this is encoded by the coding sequence ATGAGTACAAAAGCGATCGAAATCAAACAACAAAAAGCTGACGTGATTACTGAACAATTAAAAAATTCAGTATCAACAATCATCGTTGACTACCGTGGTTTAACAGTTGCACAAGTAACTGAACTACGTAAACAACTTCGTGAAGCTGGCGTTGAATTCAAAGTATACAAAAATACTTTAGTTCGTCGTTCTGCTGCTGCTGCTGGAATTGAAGGAATCGATGAATTCTTAACAGGTCCAAACGCTATCGCATTCTCAACTGAGGAAGTTGTTGCTCCAGCTAAAATCATCGCTGATTTCGCTAAAGAAAACGAAGCGTTAGAAATTAAAGCTGGTATCATCGAAGGAACTGTAACGTCTGCTGAAGATGTTAAAGCTATTGCATCTTTACCATCAAAAGAAGGACTTATTTCTATGGTTCTTTCAGTATTACAAGCGCCAATCCGCAACTTCGCATATGCAGTTAAAGCGGTTGGAGAACAACAAGGCGGAGAAGAAACTGCTGCTGAAGAAGCGTAA
- the rplA gene encoding 50S ribosomal protein L1 gives MAKKGKKYQEAAQKVDSTKFYSVEEAIKLAKETSTVNFDASVEVAFRLGIDVRKNDQQIRGAVVLPNGTGKTQRVLVFAKGEKLKEAEAAGADFVGDSEYINKINQGWFDFDVIVATPDMMGEVGKLGRVLGPKGLMPNPKTGTVTMDVTKAVQEIKAGKVEYRAEKSGIVHAAIGKVSFDADKLVENFNTLKDVLAKAKPASSKGTYFKTVSVTTTMGPGIKIDPSEVRN, from the coding sequence ATGGCTAAAAAAGGTAAAAAGTATCAAGAAGCCGCTCAAAAAGTTGATAGCACAAAATTCTACTCTGTAGAAGAAGCAATCAAACTTGCGAAAGAAACTAGCACTGTTAACTTCGATGCATCTGTTGAAGTTGCATTCCGTCTAGGAATTGATGTGCGTAAAAACGATCAGCAAATCCGTGGAGCTGTAGTACTTCCAAACGGTACTGGTAAAACTCAACGTGTATTAGTATTTGCTAAAGGTGAAAAATTAAAAGAAGCTGAAGCAGCAGGTGCTGACTTCGTTGGTGATTCAGAATACATCAACAAAATCAACCAAGGTTGGTTCGATTTTGATGTTATCGTTGCAACTCCAGATATGATGGGAGAAGTTGGTAAACTTGGTCGTGTACTTGGACCTAAAGGTTTAATGCCAAACCCTAAAACTGGAACAGTTACTATGGACGTAACTAAAGCGGTTCAAGAAATCAAAGCTGGTAAAGTAGAATACCGTGCTGAGAAATCTGGTATCGTTCACGCTGCAATCGGTAAAGTATCATTTGATGCTGATAAATTAGTTGAAAACTTTAACACACTTAAAGATGTTTTAGCTAAAGCGAAACCAGCTTCATCAAAAGGTACTTACTTCAAAACAGTTTCTGTAACAACTACTATGGGCCCTGGTATTAAAATCGACCCATCAGAAGTAAGAAACTAA
- the rplK gene encoding 50S ribosomal protein L11, with translation MAKKVIKVVKLQIPAGKANPAPPVGPALGQAGVNIMGFCKEFNARTQEQAGLIIPVEISVFEDRSFTFITKTPPAAVLLKKAAKIEKGSGEPNKNKVATVTEDQVREIAEAKMEDLNAASVEAAMRIVAGTARSMGVEIK, from the coding sequence GTGGCTAAAAAAGTAATCAAAGTTGTTAAATTACAAATCCCTGCAGGGAAAGCGAATCCAGCACCACCAGTTGGTCCAGCATTAGGTCAAGCGGGTGTAAACATTATGGGATTCTGTAAAGAATTTAACGCACGTACACAAGAACAAGCAGGTTTAATTATTCCGGTTGAAATTTCTGTATTTGAAGACCGTTCATTTACATTTATCACTAAAACACCACCTGCAGCAGTTTTACTTAAGAAAGCAGCTAAAATTGAGAAAGGTTCTGGTGAGCCTAACAAAAATAAAGTTGCTACAGTAACTGAAGATCAAGTACGTGAAATCGCTGAAGCTAAAATGGAAGATTTAAATGCAGCAAGCGTAGAAGCGGCAATGAGAATTGTTGCTGGTACTGCTCGTAGTATGGGTGTAGAAATTAAATAA
- the nusG gene encoding transcription termination/antitermination protein NusG has protein sequence MSEESKKHWYAVHTYSGYENKVKDNLEKRLESMNMQDQIFRVVIPEEEETTIKDGKKKTSLKKTFPGYVLVELVMTDESWYVVRNTPGVTGFVGSAGAGSKPNPLLPEEARFILKSMGMNEKTIDVEIELGEQVRVTSGPFTNQVGEVKEIDAEKYKLTVLVDMFGRETPVEVEFDQIEKL, from the coding sequence ATGTCTGAGGAAAGTAAAAAACACTGGTATGCAGTTCATACATACTCAGGATATGAAAACAAAGTTAAAGACAATTTAGAAAAACGTCTTGAATCAATGAACATGCAGGATCAGATTTTTCGTGTTGTGATTCCAGAAGAGGAAGAAACAACAATTAAAGACGGGAAAAAGAAAACGAGTCTCAAAAAGACATTTCCTGGATATGTGCTTGTAGAACTCGTGATGACAGATGAATCATGGTATGTCGTGCGAAATACACCAGGAGTTACAGGATTTGTAGGTTCAGCTGGTGCCGGATCTAAACCGAATCCATTATTACCTGAAGAAGCAAGATTTATCTTGAAATCTATGGGCATGAATGAAAAAACAATAGATGTTGAAATCGAACTTGGTGAACAAGTACGTGTTACGAGTGGACCGTTTACGAATCAAGTTGGTGAAGTAAAAGAAATCGATGCAGAGAAATACAAATTAACAGTACTCGTTGATATGTTCGGACGAGAAACGCCTGTTGAAGTTGAATTTGATCAGATTGAAAAATTATAA
- the secE gene encoding preprotein translocase subunit SecE, protein MEHKENFFQGVVSEMKKTTWPTGQEVVRDTSIVVATVLFFIIFFFLIDMGITELIRLIK, encoded by the coding sequence ATGGAACATAAAGAAAACTTTTTTCAAGGTGTAGTTTCTGAGATGAAAAAGACGACTTGGCCTACGGGGCAAGAAGTTGTAAGAGATACATCGATTGTAGTAGCGACAGTTCTCTTCTTTATCATTTTCTTTTTCCTTATCGATATGGGGATTACAGAATTAATTCGATTAATTAAATAA